A stretch of the Elusimicrobiaceae bacterium genome encodes the following:
- a CDS encoding pyridoxine 5'-phosphate synthase has translation MPMKLGVNIDHVATLRQARGAGYPAVEAAAELALQNGGDFIVAHLRGDRRHMQDGDIKTLAAKLGGKLHLEMAGTAEMEKIALKFRPGSVCIVPERKSELTTNGGLCLAGKQGLETGKLSARLVKKGIGVSLFIEPDPNILRQAHKLGVTAVEFCTKSYAESPSRKAMAQRLEELALAAVMARELGLEAHAGHGLDYDNVAPVAGIEDLAALNIGFSIIARALSAGLPSAVREMKELMS, from the coding sequence ATGCCGATGAAACTGGGCGTTAATATTGATCATGTGGCCACTTTAAGGCAGGCGCGCGGGGCGGGCTATCCCGCGGTGGAAGCCGCCGCCGAACTGGCGTTGCAAAACGGCGGCGATTTCATCGTCGCGCATCTGCGCGGCGACCGCCGGCATATGCAGGACGGGGATATCAAGACGCTCGCGGCGAAACTGGGCGGCAAACTGCATCTGGAAATGGCCGGCACGGCGGAAATGGAGAAAATAGCGCTTAAATTCAGGCCGGGCTCCGTTTGCATCGTGCCGGAACGGAAAAGCGAGCTTACAACAAACGGCGGACTTTGCCTGGCCGGAAAACAGGGCCTGGAAACAGGGAAGCTGTCGGCCAGGCTGGTTAAAAAGGGGATCGGCGTGAGTTTGTTTATCGAGCCGGACCCCAATATTTTGCGCCAGGCCCACAAGCTGGGCGTAACGGCGGTTGAATTTTGCACGAAATCATACGCGGAGTCGCCCAGCCGGAAAGCGATGGCGCAACGGCTGGAGGAGCTGGCTCTGGCGGCGGTTATGGCGCGCGAGCTGGGGCTGGAGGCGCATGCGGGGCACGGGCTGGATTACGATAACGTGGCGCCGGTAGCCGGTATTGAGGATCTTGCCGCGCTTAACATAGGGTTTTCGATAATCGCGCGCGCTTTGAGCGCGGGCTTGCCGAGCGCGGTGCGCGAAATGAAGGAGCTGATGTCCTGA
- the ftsH gene encoding ATP-dependent zinc metalloprotease FtsH: MKRNAPNPALQIFVWLGAILVLLLVYQHMQGGAVEKQLAYSEFKSNLKAGNVENVRLSPELITGTLKENGKPQKFRAVAVKDDNLVSELESGNVKFEGTTDKSWVTSVLLNLGWIAIFIFLWWFMFLRGAGGGKQAMSFARSRAKRQENGKGDVTFKDVAGCDEAKEELQDVIEFLKDPKRFRKLGGKLPKGVLLYGTPGTGKTLLAKAVAGEAKVAFFSSSGSEFVEMFVGVGASRVRDLFEQAKKNAPSILFIDELDAVGRRRFAGIGGGHDEREQTLNQLLIELDGFESNEGIILIASTNRPDVLDPALMRPGRFDRHVNVPMPDVKGREAILKVHAKKVRIDKNVNLALIARQTPGFVGADLANVVNEAALLAARLNKATVQLEHFQEAIERVVAGPQRKSRVISDREKRIIAYHESGHTLIAKMISGADRVHKVSIISRGPALGYTLQLPEEDKYLTSRTDLIRRLCVLLGGRAAEQLVFNETTSGAADDISKVTMYAHRMVAEFGMSEAIGPIALHKEEGEVFLGRDLARQQQYSEDTARLIDRELKLVVDECYDRALKILSENRATLDALSKWLIEREVLEADEITAIIDNPAIVLPERASPSEQAAEPAEPQAEKDAACEEAAREAGENEAEDDAQDEDEAGELEDVPAEKTPAGIKSAQADDAVVKAAKKD, encoded by the coding sequence ATGAAACGGAATGCGCCTAATCCGGCGCTGCAGATTTTTGTGTGGCTGGGCGCGATACTGGTTTTGCTGCTTGTTTACCAGCATATGCAGGGCGGCGCGGTGGAAAAGCAGCTGGCCTATTCGGAGTTTAAATCCAATCTCAAAGCCGGCAATGTGGAAAACGTGCGCCTGAGCCCGGAACTGATTACCGGCACGCTCAAGGAGAACGGGAAACCGCAGAAATTCCGCGCGGTCGCGGTGAAGGACGACAATCTGGTGTCCGAGCTGGAATCCGGCAACGTAAAGTTCGAAGGCACGACTGACAAAAGCTGGGTTACGTCAGTGCTGCTCAATCTCGGCTGGATAGCCATTTTCATATTCCTCTGGTGGTTCATGTTCCTGCGCGGCGCCGGGGGCGGGAAGCAGGCGATGAGTTTCGCCCGGTCGCGCGCCAAGCGGCAGGAAAACGGCAAAGGCGACGTGACTTTTAAAGACGTGGCCGGCTGCGACGAGGCCAAGGAAGAGCTGCAGGATGTCATTGAGTTTCTCAAGGATCCCAAGCGGTTCCGCAAGCTCGGAGGCAAACTGCCCAAAGGCGTGCTGCTGTACGGCACTCCGGGCACCGGCAAGACACTGCTCGCCAAAGCGGTCGCGGGCGAGGCGAAAGTGGCGTTTTTCAGTTCGTCCGGCTCGGAATTCGTGGAGATGTTCGTGGGCGTGGGCGCGTCGCGCGTGCGCGACCTGTTCGAGCAGGCCAAGAAAAACGCGCCTTCCATTCTGTTCATAGACGAACTGGATGCGGTTGGCCGCAGGCGGTTCGCCGGGATCGGAGGCGGGCATGACGAGCGCGAGCAGACGCTTAACCAGCTGCTGATAGAGCTGGACGGGTTTGAGTCGAATGAAGGCATTATCCTTATCGCTTCGACCAACCGGCCGGACGTGCTTGATCCCGCGCTGATGCGGCCGGGCCGGTTTGACCGGCATGTAAATGTGCCCATGCCTGATGTGAAGGGGCGCGAAGCCATTTTGAAGGTGCACGCCAAAAAAGTGCGGATTGATAAAAACGTCAATCTGGCGCTGATTGCCAGGCAGACTCCCGGGTTTGTGGGGGCGGATCTGGCCAACGTGGTCAACGAGGCGGCACTGCTGGCCGCGCGGCTTAACAAGGCCACCGTGCAGCTGGAACATTTTCAGGAAGCGATCGAGCGCGTTGTGGCGGGCCCTCAGCGCAAGAGCCGCGTGATCAGCGACCGGGAGAAGCGGATTATAGCCTACCACGAAAGCGGACACACGCTTATCGCCAAAATGATCAGCGGAGCGGACCGGGTGCATAAAGTGTCCATAATATCGCGCGGACCCGCCCTGGGCTACACTTTGCAGCTGCCGGAGGAGGACAAATATCTCACCTCCCGGACTGATCTTATCCGGCGGCTGTGCGTTCTGCTGGGCGGCCGCGCGGCGGAACAGCTTGTTTTCAATGAAACCACGTCCGGCGCGGCGGACGATATTTCCAAAGTGACGATGTACGCGCACCGCATGGTGGCGGAATTCGGCATGAGCGAGGCTATCGGCCCGATCGCGCTCCATAAAGAGGAGGGCGAGGTGTTTTTAGGCCGCGATCTCGCGCGGCAGCAGCAGTATTCCGAGGATACCGCCCGGCTGATAGACCGCGAACTGAAGCTGGTGGTGGATGAGTGTTACGACCGCGCGCTGAAAATACTTTCCGAAAACCGGGCCACGCTTGACGCGCTGAGCAAATGGCTGATAGAGCGCGAGGTGCTTGAGGCGGATGAGATCACCGCCATTATTGACAATCCTGCCATTGTTTTGCCGGAACGGGCCTCTCCCTCGGAACAGGCTGCCGAGCCGGCCGAACCGCAGGCCGAGAAGGACGCCGCCTGCGAGGAAGCAGCCCGTGAGGCGGGGGAAAATGAAGCCGAGGATGACGCGCAGGATGAAGACGAGGCCGGGGAGCTGGAAGATGTTCCGGCTGAAAAGACGCCGGCCGGCATTAAATCGGCGCAGGCGGATGACGCTGTGGTTAAAGCGGCTAAAAAGGACTGA
- the hpt gene encoding hypoxanthine phosphoribosyltransferase, translating into MEQLIHPDMEKILISREQIQQRVADLGAQISRDYAGKTPTLVGVLRGCVLFLSDLMQHISIDCRLDFICPSSYAGTKSTGVVRLLLDLREPIEGKDVIIVEDIVDSGLTMSYLLENFKTRRPKSLSVCTLLDKTECRTKEVPISYAGFKVGDEFVVGYGLDYWEIYRNLPYIGVLKSSRIRE; encoded by the coding sequence TTGGAACAGTTAATACATCCCGATATGGAGAAAATACTCATCAGCCGCGAGCAGATCCAGCAGCGGGTTGCCGATCTGGGCGCGCAGATTTCCCGCGATTATGCCGGGAAAACGCCAACTTTAGTCGGAGTGTTGCGCGGGTGCGTGCTGTTCCTTTCGGATCTGATGCAGCATATAAGCATAGACTGCCGGCTTGATTTCATCTGCCCGTCTTCTTATGCGGGCACCAAATCCACCGGGGTTGTGCGGCTGCTGCTGGATCTGCGCGAGCCTATAGAGGGGAAGGATGTCATCATCGTGGAAGATATTGTGGACAGCGGGCTCACGATGAGCTATCTGCTGGAAAATTTCAAGACCCGCAGGCCCAAATCCCTTTCCGTCTGCACGCTGCTTGACAAAACGGAATGCCGGACGAAAGAGGTGCCCATCAGCTACGCCGGCTTTAAAGTGGGGGACGAATTCGTGGTGGGCTACGGGCTGGATTACTGGGAGATTTACCGGAATCTGCCCTATATCGGAGTGCTCAAATCTTCAAGGATACGTGAATAG